The Aphis gossypii isolate Hap1 chromosome 3, ASM2018417v2, whole genome shotgun sequence genome includes a region encoding these proteins:
- the LOC114131448 gene encoding microtubule-associated protein futsch-like isoform X6, translating to MGNPSDHVETPLTGGYLLIVLAEPRTAEHKLAILKKLTKGLSCWNYEESGVEIVTELNAIVNQNIEGEEGKNGEQLFQYVSDNLVAEILINPQHSTLVQCVRNLLASFTKYRCIIHAGYSFTENGSWIVQDGSFSVIDFLDAYKTAEAQRTIRLHENHIRIDLHCSADADWNQVSRLKGTRFLLNPPEKIVDNESIESTVRWLCDKIEVVELDILLEGSQVVGNIRFSRPTLYVFPAGQGDSALFGINGFNMLIDGGAGRNSCFWGFARHLDRLDAVLLTRLNSSNLEGVASFLKRKTMSSLYPQIGHFFCNFKTRKQISSPNTDAKQDVLSISLIDTAQSIITDLKQLQLRPHLCYRNINLEPINLYHKVGHGKLDMYVLNPSKDSKEVKDFLTKWNEGDQKLFNPTKDLQFPLPNIISVCTLLVWQPANPNTTITRIFFPGSSPQNKIFESLERVRHLEFLKHPSCSIKSMSSSTSVTIKSQTTKKTVLEKMIPGETKAVKTMENLEVSTSASNAVIQTAIIPTVPKEGTPKPKFPVEAEKSKPNLKTVTKETVNSKTKIEHKYSSISAKVNSNKVIQKSTTIKKTLKLSSKSPPTDKSTPTTPIENQEKTPKPIKQVIKPKSTIKSPSSTPTKSKKEEANRKVLVSSRTNSGLKRTQITKKEIKPAKPINEIETEGISSKKDSNIIYKSSLISGDKDKSGEEEDILIVEKVAITPEKLLTPDGKKIIANELDGILTTAKDIVIKEKCVEKLSDSGATTAPTMPEDEKINDSKKEIEVNESDQKSEEFKKAKDALKTPDEVADLPFHEEADEHKTKVTEKVIETEIESQEIVQVENAEYVLVSLDSSPEALKRQVLDNVNLLDTELDEESEKEDEYVEKKESKLIEHLLESSKDLCEITDKIDELKKQNEHEINNHLIHENLQNYSHGNTETINVCAELINQEKQIEIQEKAKSRGSLSDETLQTMVNETITTATNVINRSGSTTEEQERVSEHIRATHESKVSTKPDSIDNEQVQSSLNDTNTSSSKITSRSGSISIDKKANTTEKTTDKQDSKASSNAGSVCEEPVKSPVNETVTSSSKVASRSGSITDDQAKTTEISEDKKDSKASSKEASVCDEPVKSPVNETITSSSKVASRSASITNEQEKTTGNVNDNQDSKASSRAGSVCDEHVKSPVHETFTSSSKVASRSGSIITEEQEKTTDKQDSKASSKAGSVCDEPVKSPVHETILTANKVPSRSGSITTDEQEKTLDKLESKTSSKSGSVCDEPVKSPVHETILTANKVSSRSGSITTDEQEKSLDKLESKASSKAGSVCDEPVKSPIHETNTSSSKVASRSASITNEQEKTTGNVNDNQNSKASSRAGSVCDEHVKSPVHETFTSSSKVASRSGSIITEEQEKTTDKQDSKASSKAGSVCDEPVKSPVHETILTADKVASRSGSITTDEQEKTLDKLESKASSKAGSVCDEPVKSPVHETILTANIVTSRSGSITNEQEKTTENVNENQGSKESSRAGSVCDEHVKSPVHETITSSSKVASRSASITTEEQEKTLDKLESKASSKAGSVCDEPVKSPVHETILTADKVASRSGSITTDEQEKTLDKLESKASSKAGSVCDEQVKSPVHETITSSSKVASRSGSITTDEQEITTDKIDSKASSKAGSVCDEPVKSPVHETILTADKVASRSGSITTDEQEKTLDKLESKASSKSSSVCDEPVKSPIRETITSSSKVASRSGSITNEQEKTTENVNDNQDSKVSSRAGSVCDKHVKSPVYETITSSSKVASRSGSITTDEQEITTDIMDSKASSKAGSVCDELVESLLCEATASDKIKTMISSSISHEPLHDNQYSKVSRKASSICEEPLKSSELEINTDVTKLKSRPSSINQDQDIVYNSLTDKQEFNASSNETSSINYREPIKIDCFEKNTNERVISSRPNSEEELLDSVPSINKYSTLENTISDISFKEQEIVSTSLINKSNSICQDTESTPTLAMDKYDIETSSRKDSFCQDKNESITISSSSTSSICQEINTQSSKLSSRKSSIIDDLIDKPSKLQIGEKSSSLQESNIYDHSIDDNSKIFNKSGSLCDEMLNMSFNKVTENVISNKTCERIVSPTLIAENTECKIDNKEGSVGEESMKSSNNETGNKGNLISSTLNSIPQKTEEEKNQSSKSSSIFDETQKLQIENNKIILSPFEIIETNVIEKKVEESKSLGRIGSLCEEIAKFLTDDDKKMSTNNTYESSCGINESTLKNNNEVLKVETEPLLQFEKNTYALNKIEKPLQLDDEVKVSEKHDNINEKNTDHSLPAENITVSNIKSSDISTILIEENNKTGIMNVAQMVGKNINDESFTKHTAITDNESKNLKTVNPISSITSEECISKLSNVLIEDIVKSSNEKNIMNNSSLTDICVNQPLGVTLNSEDLGVTKDIVMQLKRDVHEALHQCSSDDERPYTPQSESSMSRSAMNIDEDDDDNEDNKIETDDDMAGSPMSTGPSPIQMQLDNRQVEINIDFNKAIQEHRITRGEDLTTTEANGNHVTEIKTTEHDNINQNQSTSSDTVQSWGKPLGLPPVQSINNNGFDPIREWGKPFGLPSPTQPVLELGETQNMSSKITPKKLKKIMDNKPIINVMDKDSQNRIRRSESPSKLRSRSSSRMSRINPVYLDLIYVPHHGNSKYVSADFFKRVRARNYVFSGTDPSKEVLNALIEGKQAWEDQDLEVTIIPTYDTDTLGQWVAENEELLTKLKIDLSPSASRCTIKLQDHNTSCSAYRLEF from the exons GGCTTTCGTGTTGGAATTATGAAGAGAGTGGCGTTGAAATAGTAACTGAACTTAATGCTATTGTTAATCAAAACATCGAAGGCGAAGAAGGCAAAAAtg gtgaACAACTTTTTCAATATGTAAGTGATAATTTAGTGGCAGAAATTCTTATTAACCCTCAACACAGTACATTAGTGCAATGCGTAAGAAACTTATTAGCAAGTTTTACAAAGTATAGATGCATTATTCATGCAGGATATTCGTTCACAGAAAATGGATCGTGGATCGTCCag gatGGTTCATTTTCGGTCATTGACTTCTTAGATGCATATAAAACGGCTGAAGCTCAGCGCACAATTAGACTCCATGAAAACCATATTCGTATTGATCTTCATTGTTCTGCAGACGCTGATTGGAATCAAGTTAGTCGACTTAAAGGCACGCGTTTTTTGTTAAATCCGCCGGAAAAAATAGTTGACAATGAGTCAATAGAATCAACTGTAAGGTGGCTTTGTGATAAAATTGAAGTGGTTGAACTTGATATACTACTTGAAGGGTCACAAGTTGTGGGAAATATCAGATTTAGTAGACCTACACTTTATGTATTTCCTGCTGGACAAGGCGATTCCGCATTATTTGGCATCAATGGATTCAACATGTTAATCGATGGAGGAGCGGGAAGAAATTCTTGTTTTTGGGGTTTTGCAAGACACTTGGATCGATTAGATGCAGTACTATTAACAAGACTCAACAGTAGTAATTTAGAAGGAGTTGCATCctttttaaaacgaaaaaccATGTCATCATTGTATCCACAAAtaggacattttttttgtaacttcaAG acaagaaaacaaatatcatCTCCTAACACTGATGCTAAACAAGATGTTCTTTCAATTAGCTTAATAGATACAGCACAAAGCATAATAACTGATCTTAAACAATTGCAACTTCGTCCGCATTTATGTTATCGAAACATAAATTTAGAACCCatcaatttatatcataaagttGGACATGGAAAACTcgatatgtatgtattaaatccTTCTAAAGACAGTAAAGAGGTAAAAGACTTTTTGACAAAATGGAATGAAGgtgatcaaaaattatttaatcctACTAAAGATTTGCAGTTTCCATTGCCTAACATTATATCTGTTTGTACACTGCTAGTATGGCAACCAGCAAATCCAAATACTACCATcactagaattttttttcccgGAAGTAGtcctcaaaataaaatatttgaatcttTAGAAAGAGTCAGACatcttgaatttttaaagCATCCTTCATGCTCTATTAAATCAATGAGTTCATCTACATcagtaacaataaaatcacAAACAACAAAGAAGACAGTTCTTGAAAAAATGATTCCTGGTGAAACTAAAGCCGTTAAAACTATGGAAAATTTAGAAGTATCAACATCAGCCTCAAATGCTGTTATACAAACAGCTATAATACCAACAGTACCCAAAGAAGGAACTCCAAAACCAAAATTCCCAGTTGAGGcagaaaaatcaaaaccaaATTTAAAGACAGTTACGAAAGAAACAGttaactcaaaaacaaaaattgaacatAAATATAGTTCAATTAGTGCAAAAGTAAATTCTAACAAGGTTATACAAAAAAgtacaactattaaaaaaacattaaaattatcatctaAATCTCCTCCTACTGATAAATCAACACCAACTACTCCAATtgaaaatcaagaaaaaacgCCTAAACCAATTAAACAAGTTATCAAACcaaaatcaacaataaaatctCCTTCAAGTACTCctactaaaagtaaaaaagagGAAGCTAATCGTAAAGTTTTGGTTTCTTCAAGAACGAATTCTGGTTTAAAGCGAActcaaataactaaaaaagaaataaagcCAGCCAAACcaataaatgaaattgaaacagAAGGTATTTCTTCGAAAAAAgactcaaatattatttataaatctagtTTGATAAGTGGTGATAAAGATAAAAGTGGCGAAGaagaagatattttaattgtggAAAAAGTAGCGATTACACCAGAAAAACTATTGACTCCAGAtgggaaaaaaatcattgccAATGAATTGGATGGGATTTTAACAACTGCCAAGGATAtagtaattaaagaaaaatgcgTAGAAAAATTGTCAGATTCTGGAGCCACTACAGCGCCCACTATGCCAgaagatgaaaaaataaatgactcaaaaaaagaaatcgaAGTTAACGAATCAGACCAAAAATccgaagaatttaaaaaagcaaaagatGCATTAAAAACACCAGATGAAGTTGCTGATTTACCATTTCACGAAGAAGCAGatgaacataaaacaaaagttaCAGAAAAAGTAATTGAAACAGAAATTGAATCACAAGAAATTGTTCAAGTAGAAAATGCCGAATATGTACTGGTATCATTAGATTCATCTCCAGAAGCATTAAAACGACAAGTATTGGATAACGTTAATTTGTTGGATACAGAACTTGACGAAGAATCTGAAAAAGAAGATGAATacgtagaaaaaaaagaaagtaaattaatagaaCATCTACTTGAATCATCCAAGGATTTGTGTGAAATAACAGACAAAATTGatgagttaaaaaaacaaaacgaacATGAGATTAACAATCACCTAATAcatgaaaatttacaaaactataGTCACGGTAATACTGAAACTATAAATGTATGCGCAGAATTGATaaatcaagaaaaacaaatagaaaTTCAAGAAAAAGCGAAATCTAGAGGTTCACTTTCTGATGAGACATTACAAACTATGGTTAATGAAACTATTACGACAGCtactaatgttataaatagatCAGGATCAACTACTGAAGAACAAGAGAGAGTATCAGAACACATCAGGGCAACCCATGAGTCTAAGGTATCTACTAAACCAGATTCAATTGATAATGAACAAGTTCAATCTTCACTTAATGACACAAATACATCATCTAGTAAAATTACAAGTAGATCCGGTTCTATTTCAATAGACAAAAAAGCAAATACTACGGAAAAAACCACCGATAAACAGGACTCCAAAGCATCAAGTAATGCAGGATCGGTTTGTGAGGAGCCAGTGAAATCCCCGGTTAACGAAACAGTTACATCTTCTTCTAAAGTTGCAAGTAGATCCGGATCTATCACTGATGACCAAGCAAAAACTACAGAAATATCCGAAGATAAAAAAGATTCAAAAGCATCAAGTAAGGAAGCTTCAGTTTGTGATGAACCAGTGAAATCTCCGGTTAATGAAACAATTACGTCTTCTTCTAAAGTTGCAAGTAGATCCGCTTCTATTACAAACGAACAAGAAAAAACTACAGGAAACGTGAATGATAACCAAGATTCAAAGGCGTCTAGTAGGGCAGGCTCAGTTTGTGATGAACACGTTAAATCTCCAGTTCATGAAACATTTACATCGTCTTCTAAAGTTGCTAGTAGATCCGGTTCTATTATAACAGAAGAACAGGAAAAAACCACCGATAAACAGGATTCCAAAGCATCAAGTAAAGCAGGTTCAGTTTGTGATGAACCAGTGAAATCTCCAGTTCATGAAACAATTTTGACAGCCAATAAAGTTCCAAGCAGATCAGGTTCTATTACAACAGATGAACAAGAAAAAACCCTCGATAAACTGGAATCCAAAACATCAAGTAAGTCAG GTTCAGTTTGTGATGAACCAGTGAAATCTCCAGTTcatgaaacaattttaacagCCAATAAAGTTTCAAGCAGATCAGGTTCTATTACAACAGATGAACAAGAAAAATCCCTCGATAAACTGGAATCCAAAGCATCAAGTAAAGCAGGTTCAGTTTGTGATGAACCAGTGAAATCTCCGATTCATGAAACCAATACGTCTTCTTCTAAAGTTGCAAGTAGATCCGCTTCTATTACAAACGAACAAGAAAAAACTACAGGAAACGTGAATGATAACCAAAATTCAAAGGCGTCTAGTAGGGCAGGCTCAGTTTGTGATGAACATGTAAAATCTCCAGTTCATGAAACATTTACATCGTCTTCTAAAGTTGCTAGTAGATCCGGTTCTATTATAACAGAAGAACAGGAAAAAACCACCGATAAACAGGATTCCAAAGCATCAAGTAAAGCAG GTTCAGTTTGTGATGAACCAGTGAAATCTCCAGTTCATGAAACAATTTTGACAGCCGATAAAGTTGCAAGCAGATCCG GTTCTATTACAACAGATGAACAAGAAAAAACCCTCGATAAACTGGAATCCAAAGCATCAAGTAAAGCAGGTTCAGTTTGTGATGAACCAGTGAAATCTCCAGTTCATGAAACAATTTTGACAGCTAATATAGTTACAAGTAGGTCTGGTTCTATTACAAACGAACAAGAAAAAACTACAGAAAACGTGAATGAAAACCAAGGTTCAAAGGAGTCTAGTAGGGCAGGCTCAGTTTGTGATGAACATGTAAAATCTCCAGTTCATGAAACAATTACGTCTTCTTCTAAAGTTGCAAGTAGATCCGCTTCTATTACAACGGAGGAACAAGAAAAAACCCTCGATAAACTGGAATCCAAAGCATCAAGTAAAGCAGGTTCAGTTTGTGATGAACCAGTGAAATCTCCAGTTCATGAAACAATTTTGACAGCCGATAAAGTTGCAAGCAGATCAGGTTCTATTACAACAGATGAACAAGAAAAAACCCTCGATAAACTGGAATCCAAAGCATCAAGTAAAGCAGGTTCAGTTTGTGATGAACAAGTTAAATCTCCAGTTCATGAAACAATTACGTCTTCTTCTAAAGTTGCTAGTAGATCCGGTTCTATTACAACAGATGAACAGGAAATAACCACCGATAAAATAGATTCCAAAGCATCAAGTAAAGCAGGTTCAGTTTGTGATGAACCAGTGAAATCTCCAGTTCATGAAACAATTTTGACAGCCGATAAAGTTGCAAGCAGATCCG GTTCTATTACAACAGATGAACAAGAAAAAACCCTCGATAAACTGGAATCCAAAGCATCAAGTAAGTCAAGTTCAGTTTGTGATGAACCTGTGAAATCTCCGATTCGTGAAACAATTACGTCTTCTTCTAAAGTTGCAAGTAGATCCGGTTCTATTACAAACGAACAAGAAAAAACTACTGAAAACGTAAATGATAACCAAGATTCAAAGGTGTCTAGTAGGGCGGGCTCAGTTTGTGATAAACACGTTAAATCTCCAGTTTATGAAACAATTACGTCTTCTTCTAAAGTTGCTAGTAGATCCGGTTCTATTACAACAGATGAACAGGAAATAACCACCGATATAATGGATTCCAAAGCATCAAGTAAAGCAGGTTCAGTTTGTGATGAATTAGTGGAATCTCTATTATGTGAAGCCACGGCATCAGACAAGATCAAAACAATGATATCCAGTTCTATATCTCATGAACCACTACATGATAATCAATACTCAAAGGTTTCAAGAAAAGCCAGTTCCATATGTGAAGAACCATTAAAATCGTCGGAACTAGAAATAAATACTGATGTGacgaaattaaaaagtagACCGAGTTCAATTAACCAAGACCaagatattgtttataattctcTTACAGACAAACAAGAATTTAATGCATCTAGTAATGAAACTAGCTCAATTAATTATAGGGaaccaataaaaatagattgttttgaaaaaaataccaatgAAAGGGTTATTTCTAGTAGACCCAATTCAGAAGAAGAATTACTTGATTCTGTacctagtattaataaatactccACTTTAGAAAATACTATATCTGACATATCTTTTAAAGAACAAGAAATAGTTTCtacatcattaataaataagagtAATTCAATTTGCCAAGATACAGAGAGTACACCAACATTAGCAATGGACAAATATGATATTGAAACAAGTAGTAGAAAAGATTCGTTTTGTCAGGATAAGAATGAATCCATAACAATTTCGTCAAGTAGTACTAGTTCAATTTGTCAAGAAATTAATACTCAATCTTCAAAACTTTCTAGTAGGAAAAGTTCTATTATCGatgatttaattgataaaccttcaaaattacaaattggGGAAAAGAGCTCTAGTCTTCaagaatcaaatatttatgaccATAGCATTGAtgataattctaaaatattcaacaaatcTGGATCCTTGTGTGATGAAATGCTAAATATGTCGTTTAATAAAGTAACAGAAAATgtcatttcaaataaaacatgtGAACGAATAGTTTCTCCAACACTTATCGCTGAAAATACAGAATGTAAAATAGACAATAAAGAGGGATCTGTGGGCGAAGAATCAATGAAATCTTCTAATAATGAAACTGGCAATAAaggaaatttaatttcaagtaCTCTAAATTCAATTCCTCAAAAAacagaagaagaaaaaaatcaatcatcaAAATCAAGTTCTATATTTGATGAAACACAAAAGttacaaattgaaaataataaaatcattttgtcACCTTTCGAAATAATCGAAACcaatgttattgaaaaaaaagtggaAGAATCAAAATCTTTAGGCAGAATAGGATCTTTGTGTGAAGAAATTGCTAAATTTTTAACAGatgacgataaaaaaatgtctacgAATAATACATATGAATCGTCATGCGGTATAAACGAatctactttaaaaaataacaatgaagTATTAAAAGTTGAAACTGAACCATTATtacagtttgaaaaaaatacttatgctTTGAACAAGATTGAAAAACCTTTACAACTCGACGATGAAGTCAAAGTTAGTGAAAAACATGATAACATAAATGAGAAAAATACAGATCATAGTCTTCCTGCTGAAAATATCACTGTTTCTAATATTAAGTCCTCAGATATTTCTACAATATTgattgaagaaaataataagactGGTATAATGAATGTTGCTCAAATGGTAgggaaaaatattaacgaCGAATCTTTTACCAAACATACCGCTATAACTGACAATGAatccaaaaatttaaaaacggtCAATCCAATTTCTAGTATTACTTCAGAAGAatgtattagtaaattatcaaatgttttaattgaagATATAGTGAAATCATCTAATGAGAAAAATATCATGAATAATTCATCATTAACAGACATTTGTGTAAACCAACCATTAGGTGTTACTCTAAATAGTGAAGACTTGGGTGTTACTAAAGATATAGTAATGCAATTAAAAAGAGATGTACACGAAGCATTACATCAATGTAGTAGTGATGACGAGCGGCCATATACTCCTCAAAGCGAATCTAGCATGTCTAGATCGGCAATGAATATTGATGAAGACGATGATGATAACGAagacaataaaattgaaaccGATGATGATATGGCTGGATCTCCTATGTCAACTGGACCATCACCAATCCAAATGCAACTCGATAATCGACAAGTAGAAATTAATATCGATTTTAATAAAGCCATTCAGGAACATAGGATTACTAGAGGAGAAGATTTGACAACTACTGAAGCAAATGGTAACCATGTTACAGAAATTAAAACAACtgaacatgataatattaatcaaaaccaAAGCACTTCATCCGATACGGTTCAGAGTTGGGGTAAACCACTAGGTCTACCGCCAGTACAAAGCATTAATAATAACGGTTTTGATCCAATACGTGAATGGGGAAAACCATTTGGTCTTCCTTCTCCAACACAGCCGGTCCTTGAACTCGGAGAAACTCAAAATATGAGTAGTAAGATTACACccaaaaagttgaaaaaaattatggacAACAAACCAATAATTAATGTCATGG atAAAGACTCGCAAAATCGAATTCGACGATCGGAGTCGCCGAGCAAACTTAGGAGTCGATCATCAAGTCGGATGTCGAGAATTAATCCTGTTTATCTGGATCTTATTTATGTGCCACATCAtggaaattcaaaatatgtatctgCTGACTTCTTTAAGCGCGTACGAGCTAGAAATTACGTTTTTAGCGGTACTGACCCTAGTAAAGAAGTCTTAAATGCCTTAATCGAAGGTAAACAGGCTTGGGAGGATCAAGATTTAG aaGTCACCATAATACCAACTTATGATACTGATACGCTGGGTCAATGGGTGGCAGAAAATGAAGAGCTGCTGACCAAGTTGAAGATTGATTTAAGTCCCAGCGCTAGTCGATGCACGATAAAATTACAAGATCATAATACCAGCTGCTCCGCATATAGactagaattttaa